In a single window of the Frondihabitans peucedani genome:
- a CDS encoding hemolysin family protein — MNEWLLLAIGLLLTLGTGLFVASEFSLVNLDRADLEARRDRGEKRLSTTIGALKVTSTHLSSAQLGITLTTLLTGYTMEPAISTLLEDPFRQFGADLTVVDVVAPIVSIVLATLLSMIIGELVPKNFALALPLATARLVMPFQVGFTTVFRPAVAVLNGTANAILRSIGIEPKEELSGARTAEELSSLVRRSAFEGSLDLDTATLLARTLVFSDHTASDVMTPRPRITSVRRTDSAETVLERARSTGYSRFPVTDDDIDDIVGLVHVKQAVSVPREKRSEVPVSALQTEAIRVPETMKLDSLLSEVRGKGYQMAVVVDEYGGTAGVVTLEDLIEELVGEVSDEHDRSRVDVVRSRDWLTFPGLLRPDELLERAGVKVTDEGPYETVGGWIMSELGRLPAVGDTVETEAGVFRVERLDGRRIDRVRFTPVVDDSVAAEDVAAAVEARESASATPRRKRERQDAR; from the coding sequence ATGAACGAGTGGCTCCTCCTCGCCATCGGCCTGCTGCTCACGCTCGGCACCGGCCTGTTCGTCGCGAGCGAGTTCTCGCTGGTGAACCTCGACCGTGCGGATCTCGAGGCTCGACGCGATCGAGGTGAGAAGCGGCTGTCGACCACGATCGGCGCCCTCAAGGTCACCTCGACGCACCTCTCGAGCGCGCAGCTCGGCATCACGCTGACCACGCTCCTCACCGGCTACACGATGGAGCCGGCGATCTCGACGCTCCTCGAAGACCCGTTCCGGCAGTTCGGCGCCGATCTCACGGTGGTCGACGTGGTCGCCCCGATCGTGTCGATCGTGCTGGCGACGCTGCTGTCGATGATCATCGGCGAGCTCGTCCCGAAGAACTTCGCCCTGGCGCTGCCCCTGGCCACGGCGCGCCTCGTGATGCCGTTCCAGGTCGGCTTCACCACGGTGTTCCGGCCGGCGGTGGCCGTCCTCAACGGCACGGCGAACGCGATCCTGCGCTCCATCGGCATCGAGCCGAAGGAGGAGCTGTCGGGGGCGCGCACCGCGGAGGAGCTCTCGTCGCTCGTGCGGCGGTCGGCCTTCGAGGGCAGCCTCGACCTCGACACGGCGACCCTCCTCGCCCGCACGCTGGTCTTCAGCGACCACACCGCCTCCGACGTCATGACCCCGCGGCCCCGCATCACGAGCGTCCGGCGCACCGACAGCGCCGAGACGGTGCTCGAGCGGGCGCGGAGCACCGGGTACTCGCGGTTCCCGGTGACCGACGACGACATCGACGACATCGTGGGCCTCGTGCACGTCAAGCAGGCCGTGTCGGTCCCGCGCGAGAAGCGGTCGGAGGTGCCCGTGTCGGCGCTCCAGACCGAGGCGATCCGCGTGCCCGAGACCATGAAGCTCGACAGCCTCCTCAGCGAGGTCCGCGGCAAGGGCTACCAGATGGCCGTCGTCGTCGACGAGTACGGCGGGACCGCCGGCGTGGTCACCCTCGAAGACCTGATCGAGGAGCTCGTCGGCGAGGTGTCCGACGAGCACGACCGCTCCCGCGTCGACGTCGTCCGCTCCCGCGACTGGCTGACGTTCCCCGGCCTCCTCCGCCCCGACGAGCTGCTCGAGCGTGCCGGGGTCAAGGTGACCGACGAGGGTCCGTACGAGACCGTCGGCGGCTGGATCATGAGCGAGCTGGGCCGCCTCCCCGCGGTCGGCGACACCGTCGAGACCGAGGCCGGCGTGTTCCGGGTCGAGCGGCTCGACGGGCGCAGGATCGACCGCGTGCGCTTCACCCCGGTCGTCGACGACTCGGTCGCGGCTGAAGACGTCGCCGCCGCCGTCGAGGCGCGGGAGTCCGCTTCCGCGACGCCCCGGCGCAAGCGCGAGAGGCAGGACGCCCGATGA